In Candidatus Cohnella colombiensis, one DNA window encodes the following:
- a CDS encoding diacylglycerol kinase family protein, whose protein sequence is MSKWRSRELRSFSEASLAIASAIRSERHMRFHLVATVVVVAVGLWLRVGRNDWLWLLGAIAAVWIAELINTAIERTVDLVTLEIHPLAKAAKDTAAGAVLVAALFAIAAGLIVLGPPFWSRLTG, encoded by the coding sequence ATGAGCAAATGGCGTTCACGCGAACTTCGCTCGTTCAGTGAAGCAAGCTTAGCAATCGCATCGGCGATTCGAAGTGAGCGCCATATGCGATTCCATCTCGTTGCTACAGTGGTCGTCGTTGCTGTTGGATTATGGCTGAGGGTAGGGCGAAACGACTGGCTCTGGCTATTAGGGGCAATTGCGGCAGTATGGATTGCAGAGCTTATTAATACGGCGATCGAGCGTACTGTCGATCTCGTAACATTAGAAATTCATCCGCTCGCAAAAGCTGCAAAGGATACTGCTGCTGGAGCTGTTTTGGTTGCAGCACTGTTTGCTATTGCAGCAGGACTTATCGTACTCGGTCCTCCGTTCTGGTCGCGATTGACAGGCTAA
- the ybeY gene encoding rRNA maturation RNase YbeY has protein sequence MSLSLEWIDERDNGAGEKEEQWMDLLEKLLNIAGEKEEIARGIVTLTLTDDEGIRELNRQYRGLDSATDVLSFSLLEGEEADIHYDDEYEASEEGQEEWVDEAEANNPFADMLGDIVISVPRAELQAQEYGHSFERELGFLFVHGFLHLLGYDHGDEEAEREMFSKQEAVLAEAGLTR, from the coding sequence ATGAGTTTGAGCTTGGAATGGATCGATGAACGGGACAACGGTGCAGGTGAGAAGGAAGAGCAGTGGATGGATTTGCTGGAAAAGCTTTTGAATATTGCAGGGGAGAAAGAGGAAATAGCACGTGGCATTGTAACGTTGACTTTAACGGATGATGAAGGCATTCGTGAATTGAATCGTCAATATCGCGGACTGGATAGCGCTACTGACGTATTATCGTTCTCCCTCTTGGAAGGTGAAGAAGCTGATATTCACTATGATGATGAATATGAGGCTTCTGAAGAAGGACAAGAGGAATGGGTGGATGAAGCAGAAGCGAACAATCCGTTCGCGGATATGCTTGGAGATATTGTAATCTCTGTGCCTCGAGCTGAACTTCAGGCGCAAGAGTATGGGCATAGTTTCGAACGTGAGCTTGGCTTCTTGTTCGTGCATGGATTTCTCCATTTACTTGGCTACGATCATGGAGACGAGGAAGCGGAGCGTGAAATGTTCTCGAAGCAGGAGGCAGTACTAGCGGAAGCGGGGCTGACGAGATGA